Proteins encoded in a region of the Isosphaeraceae bacterium EP7 genome:
- a CDS encoding sensor histidine kinase has product MNAPRYALDWLGRLHRIVGGPGLMIALTSLVSFVFGLFMLVREYDKPRDSGRAVMRSVLKVWARAPYYPGLNLIDWADRWREARPEDREPYVVELNSALMRLGGELIRQEERFPLVRVESMELKPGSGETLVRWTSDPEVNEAAGTVVENIRLLEASGSQPSVDLVARYRLESELTRGLMGLETSYRRLLLALAGLSGYSLLCLGYMALQARNLRDRAAVEAAREATLDLADRACHELGNGVFVLSNERRNLVSHLELVDRFLTEEADAFQTAARRAGLDSGAIARLEHALRREREHRQIDPEADLRPSLALARDVCRQIAACSDFLTLTVRDLDGHLKDACLPVAIEPVNLGDCLSEAGTMLGPRLTDVVFQAEIDPDSTVTMRVLADRRLLLHALINLLKNAQEATAGDPNARVVVSWRRHGNHAEIDVADNGPGLPAGLDAAIFDGGRSTKGPGRGRGLAIVRDAIRSQGGTISSHQPGGHGALFRIRLPLDPEAIKGSTETMGHLNSTVSVTHGR; this is encoded by the coding sequence ATGAACGCGCCTCGATACGCCCTCGACTGGCTCGGCCGGCTGCACAGGATCGTCGGCGGGCCCGGCCTGATGATCGCCCTGACGTCACTCGTCTCGTTCGTCTTCGGGCTTTTCATGCTGGTCCGCGAATATGACAAGCCTCGAGACTCGGGCCGTGCCGTGATGCGCTCGGTGCTCAAAGTCTGGGCCCGCGCCCCCTATTACCCGGGCCTGAACCTCATCGACTGGGCTGACCGATGGCGTGAGGCCCGGCCCGAAGATCGGGAGCCTTACGTCGTCGAGCTGAACTCCGCGTTAATGCGCCTGGGCGGGGAACTGATCCGGCAGGAGGAGCGGTTCCCGCTCGTACGCGTCGAATCCATGGAATTGAAGCCCGGCTCCGGTGAGACTCTCGTCCGATGGACCTCAGACCCTGAAGTCAATGAGGCGGCTGGGACAGTCGTCGAGAATATCCGCCTGCTTGAAGCCTCCGGGTCGCAACCTTCCGTCGACCTCGTGGCGCGATATCGCCTGGAGTCCGAGCTAACTCGTGGCCTGATGGGCCTGGAAACCTCCTACAGGCGGCTGCTTCTGGCCCTCGCTGGACTCTCGGGCTACTCGCTGCTCTGCCTCGGATACATGGCCCTCCAGGCCAGGAATTTGAGGGACAGGGCGGCCGTTGAGGCGGCCCGCGAGGCGACGCTCGACCTGGCCGATCGGGCCTGCCACGAACTCGGCAACGGCGTCTTCGTGCTCTCCAACGAGCGTCGCAACCTCGTCTCACACCTCGAATTGGTCGACCGGTTTCTGACCGAGGAAGCGGACGCCTTCCAGACTGCGGCGCGGAGGGCGGGGCTCGATTCCGGGGCAATCGCCCGGCTGGAACATGCGCTGCGACGCGAACGCGAGCACCGGCAGATCGATCCCGAAGCCGACCTTCGGCCCAGCCTGGCCCTGGCCCGTGACGTCTGCCGTCAGATCGCGGCCTGCTCTGATTTCTTGACCCTCACCGTCCGCGACCTCGACGGCCACCTCAAGGATGCCTGCTTGCCTGTCGCCATTGAGCCCGTAAATCTTGGCGATTGCCTGAGCGAGGCGGGCACCATGCTCGGTCCAAGACTGACCGACGTCGTCTTCCAGGCCGAGATCGATCCTGACAGCACGGTAACAATGCGGGTCCTTGCCGATCGAAGGCTCCTGCTTCACGCCCTGATCAACCTGCTCAAGAACGCCCAGGAAGCGACCGCCGGAGATCCCAACGCGCGAGTGGTCGTGTCATGGCGGCGCCATGGCAACCATGCCGAGATCGACGTCGCGGACAACGGCCCAGGCCTGCCCGCAGGGCTCGATGCCGCGATTTTCGACGGTGGCCGGAGTACCAAAGGACCTGGCCGAGGTCGAGGACTGGCCATCGTCCGCGATGCGATCCGGTCCCAGGGGGGGACGATCTCGTCGCACCAGCCCGGGGGGCACGGGGCCCTCTTTCGGATTCGACTTCCGCTCGACCCGGAAGCGATAAAGGGTTCAACTGAGACAATGGGGCACTTGAATTCGACCGTCAGCGTGACTCACGGTCGTTGA
- a CDS encoding sigma 54-interacting transcriptional regulator — protein MPWIPHLMVLDDDPRVLDSLVPSLVEDLATGLGKDRAVRTMLLRGEPESERTSPLRIKVSAHGYPSERVASYRARQPHQVHLHLVREQGGRFDLARSLLNTQLFAVVVSDLRFSDDAGGQRAGQLFVDEALRVHPELEGLLYSAYPKPDGFPAERFLRKGGEDRRGGPDVAGLADVMIRALVRCLATPSVHAFAAAVADQGLIYQSDAFGTTLAQLFGLSRLLGPDDGAARGTARARRPLPTLLLDGESGTGKRGLAATLHAASARRDAPMAVASCNELTNETLLRGILFGHKRGAFTDAREDRPGLVSAAGKGMLLLDDFHRLPATGSAILHSFLEDGEYARLGEEEIRRHAEAAVVLTVETGPWAERRRSGELPLAFLARVERLPLSIPPLRDRPEDIEAQARWLTHAIAAELRVDIELADDTIEGLKNQDFAESNSRELRNVIERSIYRHARETDLLTWDLVRPSLTLNSNPAPAPTTVRVGAISSFPEASSTPTNEWSRRLRSLAAKMLAKGLSIPPSEAELLAETLFESELPLVWKAVESARAPASSRPTIPLPVWDDLWRCYSVSRLGGPAPAEKSLGIPANTLRQWINDRESR, from the coding sequence ATGCCGTGGATTCCCCACCTGATGGTCCTGGACGACGACCCGCGCGTCCTGGATTCCTTGGTGCCTTCGCTGGTCGAGGACCTGGCAACCGGGCTCGGGAAGGACAGGGCAGTTCGGACGATGCTGCTCCGCGGTGAGCCCGAGTCAGAGAGGACCTCGCCGCTCCGGATCAAGGTCAGCGCGCACGGCTATCCCAGCGAACGGGTGGCTTCCTATCGGGCGCGGCAGCCCCATCAGGTCCATCTCCACCTGGTGAGAGAGCAGGGGGGGCGATTCGATCTCGCCCGCAGCCTGCTGAACACGCAACTGTTCGCCGTCGTCGTCTCCGACCTGCGGTTCTCCGACGATGCAGGTGGTCAACGCGCAGGCCAGCTTTTCGTGGACGAGGCATTACGGGTCCACCCTGAGCTCGAGGGCCTGCTTTACTCGGCTTACCCGAAGCCCGACGGGTTCCCGGCCGAGAGATTCTTGCGCAAAGGGGGCGAGGATCGGCGAGGCGGGCCGGACGTGGCGGGGCTGGCGGACGTGATGATCCGGGCCCTGGTGCGATGTCTGGCCACCCCGTCTGTTCATGCCTTCGCGGCTGCCGTGGCCGATCAGGGGCTAATCTATCAGTCGGACGCCTTCGGAACGACCCTCGCGCAGCTCTTCGGCCTCTCACGTCTGCTTGGTCCCGATGACGGGGCGGCGCGGGGAACGGCGCGGGCGAGGCGCCCGCTGCCGACTCTGCTCCTCGACGGTGAGAGCGGCACCGGCAAGCGTGGGTTGGCCGCGACCCTGCACGCCGCGAGCGCCCGCCGCGACGCCCCGATGGCGGTGGCCTCGTGTAATGAACTGACGAATGAGACCCTACTGCGTGGGATCCTCTTCGGCCACAAACGTGGAGCCTTCACCGATGCCCGCGAAGACCGGCCAGGCCTCGTCTCGGCGGCCGGAAAGGGGATGCTCCTGCTCGATGATTTCCACAGGCTCCCCGCGACAGGCTCGGCCATCCTTCACTCGTTTCTGGAAGATGGGGAGTATGCGAGGCTGGGAGAGGAAGAAATCCGCCGCCATGCCGAGGCCGCCGTGGTCCTCACGGTTGAGACGGGCCCTTGGGCAGAACGTCGCCGATCGGGAGAGCTTCCGCTCGCCTTCCTCGCGCGCGTCGAGAGGCTGCCTCTGTCGATCCCGCCGCTGCGTGACCGCCCTGAAGATATCGAGGCCCAGGCACGCTGGCTCACTCACGCCATTGCCGCCGAGCTGCGGGTCGACATCGAGCTGGCGGATGACACGATCGAAGGCCTGAAAAACCAGGACTTCGCCGAGAGCAACAGCCGTGAGCTTCGCAATGTCATCGAACGCTCGATCTATCGCCATGCCCGAGAGACCGATCTGCTCACCTGGGATCTGGTCCGCCCCTCGCTGACCCTCAACTCGAACCCGGCGCCCGCACCTACTACAGTCCGGGTCGGGGCGATCTCCTCTTTCCCCGAGGCGAGCAGCACGCCCACAAATGAGTGGTCCAGGCGACTCCGATCGCTGGCGGCGAAGATGTTGGCCAAGGGGCTCTCCATCCCGCCGTCAGAGGCAGAACTCCTCGCGGAGACGCTCTTCGAGTCGGAACTTCCGTTGGTCTGGAAGGCGGTCGAATCGGCCCGAGCCCCCGCCTCGTCGAGGCCGACGATCCCGCTGCCGGTCTGGGATGACCTTTGGCGTTGCTACTCGGTCAGCCGCCTTGGTGGACCGGCTCCCGCCGAGAAATCGCTGGGGATCCCCGCCAACACACTCAGGCAATGGATCAACGACCGTGAGTCACGCTGA
- the glmM gene encoding phosphoglucosamine mutase translates to MAGTRIASVSGLRGIVGDGLDPIVVVEFAAAYASGLGPGPVIVGHDGRVSAHVFEAAVVSAIAATGHDVLRAGPVATPTIGRLVRERRAAGGVQISASHNPPTYNGMKMFQPGGMVLDAGQGRELLDRLERRDFRWASWDKLGQIEGLERPEDDHLEAVLRLVDVASIRSKGFVVALDACHGAGGRLGTRLLRELGCRPIVLGGEPDGKYDHPPEPTATNLAAFARIVEAAGASIGFALDPDSDRLAIVDERGRYIGEELTLALAAMRRFSQVQGPFVLNLSTSRTAEDVAKARGCQVHRTPVGEIHVVQGIKANDAVLGGEGNGGVIDPRVGFVRDPFVGIALVLDLLASEDKSLSEWVDVLPQYAMVKDQYPRGQIEAAELFDQIAQTYPEARADRRDGLRLDWPDAWAHVRVSNTEPIVRVITETADQTSARSLADAIGRAVTTGRKA, encoded by the coding sequence TTGGCCGGAACTCGGATTGCTAGCGTCTCGGGATTACGCGGGATCGTCGGCGACGGGCTCGACCCGATCGTCGTCGTGGAATTTGCCGCGGCCTATGCCTCGGGCCTCGGTCCCGGTCCGGTCATCGTCGGACATGACGGCAGGGTCTCGGCCCACGTCTTCGAAGCCGCAGTCGTCTCGGCAATCGCCGCCACCGGCCACGACGTCCTGCGTGCTGGCCCCGTCGCAACACCGACGATCGGCCGTCTGGTCCGGGAGCGAAGAGCCGCCGGCGGCGTTCAGATCTCGGCGTCGCATAACCCCCCGACTTATAACGGGATGAAAATGTTCCAGCCCGGCGGGATGGTTCTGGACGCCGGACAAGGTCGAGAGTTACTCGACCGACTGGAACGCCGCGATTTCCGCTGGGCGAGCTGGGATAAGCTAGGCCAGATCGAGGGACTTGAGCGACCTGAGGACGATCACCTCGAAGCGGTCCTCAGGCTTGTCGACGTCGCCTCAATTCGCTCGAAGGGGTTCGTCGTCGCGCTGGATGCCTGCCACGGAGCGGGGGGACGACTTGGAACACGGCTCTTGAGGGAACTGGGCTGCCGCCCGATCGTCCTCGGGGGCGAGCCCGATGGAAAGTACGACCACCCCCCCGAGCCGACGGCGACGAATCTCGCCGCCTTCGCCCGGATCGTCGAGGCGGCAGGTGCCTCGATTGGCTTCGCCCTCGACCCCGACTCCGATCGGCTGGCGATCGTCGATGAGCGAGGCCGCTACATCGGTGAGGAACTTACCCTGGCCCTGGCCGCGATGCGGCGTTTCTCCCAGGTTCAGGGGCCCTTCGTGCTGAACCTTTCGACATCTCGGACCGCGGAGGATGTGGCCAAGGCACGCGGCTGCCAGGTCCATCGGACGCCCGTCGGCGAAATTCATGTCGTCCAGGGAATCAAGGCGAACGACGCTGTCCTTGGGGGTGAGGGGAATGGGGGCGTGATCGACCCCAGGGTTGGCTTCGTCCGCGATCCCTTCGTGGGGATTGCATTGGTCCTCGACCTGCTTGCATCCGAGGACAAATCTCTGTCGGAATGGGTCGACGTCCTCCCCCAATATGCGATGGTGAAGGACCAATATCCCCGCGGTCAGATCGAGGCGGCCGAGTTGTTCGACCAGATCGCTCAAACCTATCCCGAGGCAAGGGCCGACCGTCGCGACGGCTTGAGGCTCGATTGGCCCGACGCCTGGGCCCATGTCCGTGTGAGCAACACCGAGCCCATCGTCCGGGTGATTACCGAGACCGCCGACCAGACCTCGGCACGGTCCCTGGCCGATGCGATCGGGCGTGCTGTCACGACTGGGAGGAAGGCTTGA
- a CDS encoding HAD-IB family hydrolase: MSGITTSSSAWPTFDKPPAAAFVDVDGTLLAETTTYLFARILRQRGLLRRSFIFRALFHGLQHRFGRLDYGALITFGLKSISGIPVVDLERIAYENFAQQVKPRLYPGVVDHFNALRKQGTAIVLVSSSPGLVIRPLGIFLSCSDMLTTPVVIRRGRLIGIGEGPVCYGEGKLHYARQWAEENSISMADTVAYADNWSDRALLEQSGRAIVVKPHGKLKKLAVERNWTVVKP, from the coding sequence TTGAGCGGTATCACGACCTCGTCCTCGGCGTGGCCGACCTTCGACAAGCCTCCGGCTGCGGCGTTCGTCGATGTCGACGGCACCCTGCTCGCCGAGACAACCACCTACCTGTTCGCGCGCATCCTACGCCAGCGGGGACTCTTGCGACGATCGTTCATCTTCCGGGCGTTATTCCATGGCCTTCAGCATCGCTTCGGGCGGCTCGATTACGGCGCCCTGATTACCTTCGGTCTCAAGAGCATCTCCGGCATTCCAGTCGTCGACCTGGAGCGGATCGCTTACGAAAATTTCGCTCAACAGGTGAAGCCTCGGCTCTATCCTGGGGTGGTCGACCACTTCAATGCGTTGAGAAAGCAAGGGACGGCCATCGTCCTGGTCTCCTCGTCGCCAGGACTCGTGATTCGTCCGCTGGGTATCTTTCTCAGTTGCTCGGACATGCTGACGACGCCGGTGGTCATCCGGCGTGGCCGACTGATCGGGATTGGCGAAGGGCCCGTCTGTTACGGCGAGGGGAAGCTTCACTACGCACGACAATGGGCCGAGGAAAACTCCATCTCGATGGCAGATACGGTCGCTTATGCCGACAACTGGAGCGATCGCGCGCTCCTGGAACAGTCCGGTCGCGCGATCGTCGTCAAGCCGCACGGAAAGCTCAAGAAATTGGCCGTCGAGCGGAATTGGACCGTCGTAAAGCCTTGA
- a CDS encoding sigma-70 family RNA polymerase sigma factor: MKGYRPLRSAGPKAMALVIGLAALTAHASESDLVHDIQRYCTVCWRNARLDPGLWDDCTQEVCYRLLTKARAGELDLNLVLGEETDERRELVRAIDTIRKRVQRAKKYQSLDNEAAPGHDLDARERNRRELGEILEAARNAVLTPRQDRIVELWTRGWTVPEIGELLQLPLARVSDEKYKALRKLERHLAGRDDLDEIANGSPAADSDQKLQA; the protein is encoded by the coding sequence ATGAAAGGCTATCGGCCACTGCGATCGGCCGGGCCGAAGGCGATGGCGTTGGTGATCGGCCTCGCGGCCTTGACCGCCCATGCCTCCGAGTCGGATCTCGTCCACGACATCCAGCGTTATTGCACTGTCTGCTGGCGAAACGCACGCCTCGACCCGGGACTCTGGGACGACTGTACCCAGGAAGTCTGCTATCGCCTGCTGACAAAGGCCCGCGCCGGCGAACTCGATCTCAACCTAGTCCTGGGCGAAGAGACCGACGAGCGTCGCGAGCTCGTCCGGGCCATTGATACGATTCGCAAGCGGGTGCAGCGGGCCAAGAAATATCAGTCTCTGGACAATGAAGCCGCCCCCGGCCATGACCTCGACGCTCGCGAGCGGAACCGCCGCGAGCTGGGTGAGATCCTCGAAGCGGCCCGGAACGCCGTCCTGACGCCTCGCCAGGACCGGATCGTCGAACTCTGGACCCGCGGCTGGACCGTCCCCGAGATCGGCGAACTGCTCCAACTCCCCCTCGCTCGGGTCAGCGATGAGAAATACAAGGCCCTTCGCAAACTGGAGCGGCACCTGGCCGGACGCGACGATCTCGACGAGATCGCCAATGGCTCCCCGGCAGCGGATTCGGACCAAAAGCTTCAAGCCTGA